DNA from Platichthys flesus chromosome 20, fPlaFle2.1, whole genome shotgun sequence:
aaacacacgtcagTATCTCCCAAACAGGAAAAAACCTAAACAGAGCATTTGTCTTACAGGGAATAGGTGACACCAGGACACAGCTCTGAGTAATGACTGATGTTACAGTATTTACAGGAGCTGCGTTTTACCTCGGCCAGCTGCAGAACCACAGTATGATCCATGTTGAGCTCTGCTGGAACTGACTGCACCAAGTAAGACCCACCGACAGGAATCATCCCAAAACCATTCCCCATCACCTTCAGTTTCTTTATCGCTCTCATCAAGTCGTCTCTGAGAAGTACAGATTCAATCAAAGCGGTAAAAATACAAGTCATAACCAACGCGTGGATATTTAATGACCTAAATATGGTGATTAGATGAAGAAGGAAACGAGCCCTTAacagaataaacagtttgaaaTCTTCAAGGTGGAGAAAACTTGAGTAGCTTTACTTACTGGCTCACATCCTGAGCGTATTTACCTCTTCCGCTCAGGACTCTCTGATGGAGTTCATTCAAAGTAATGAGCCCTGGAAGGAAACACAgaatgaagctgctgcagtgatttCAAAACTTCATCTACTGATATTTACTTTACTGACATGTTCTACCCTCAGTTTTCATTGATAGAATACAAACCTCCATTTCTGTGTTTCAGCGCCAGACACACTTCAATAATCTGAACACCGAGCTCGTAGTAGAAGTCACCGACACCGAGCATCTCCGACCAAAAGCCTTTTCCGGCTGTGGagtaaaaagaaacaggaatTATGATCGACTTTAGAACCTCTGATTTAAACCCACTTCTCCTCAGCTCATTGTCCATTTATCTGATTCTACACTGAAGGACTCTTACAGGCCAGAGGGTCGACTCCGATGGTCGCACACATTTCCTGGAACTGAACCCTGAACTCTGAGCTCTTTCGAAtttcctgcttgtgtttgctgGCAAACTCCTCCAGGTTGGATTTGAACGTCTCCAGCTGTTTGGACATCTGGAGGAAGAAACGCAGATAActtataataatcatttcatgaACAATGATGGACAGAACAGTATAAAAGATATCTATAGATTCATGTGTAAAGATGCATGTTTAGTTTTGCACATCATGGTATGTTATTTTGGATGTATGAATATTTACTGTTACAAGCTTTTTACAGTCAAGTCCATTAAATCTTTTCGATAACTTGTTTATGTGATTTTCAAGCAAAAATTCCAAATACTCAATAGTTCCAGTTTACCAAGTTTGACAATTTGCTGTTGAGCTTGCATTATAGAGCATTTAATATGCTCTGTTCATGGATTAAATATTCAGCTGATTATTCaagactgaaaacaacaatagaTGCAAAAGTCTAAATAAACACGAAAACCATGTTTATATTTGGGGCAAATAAACATCTGTACTATTTGTTACCAGCAGTGAATAAACAGGTAAAACGTAAATACGAGTTCACTTTTAAATTagcatgaaacagaaacatattcatatttacatgGGACCTGAATTCATGGATAATAAGGTGAATTATATCGAttcttctttctgtgttttccgTGGACTCACCTGAACAATCTGATCTTCTG
Protein-coding regions in this window:
- the snf8 gene encoding vacuolar-sorting protein SNF8; this translates as MRRRGVGAGAVAKKKLAEAKYKERGNVLAEDQIVQMSKQLETFKSNLEEFASKHKQEIRKSSEFRVQFQEMCATIGVDPLASGKGFWSEMLGVGDFYYELGVQIIEVCLALKHRNGGLITLNELHQRVLSGRGKYAQDVSQDDLMRAIKKLKVMGNGFGMIPVGGSYLVQSVPAELNMDHTVVLQLAEKKGFVTVSEIKEGLKWEKERACHVLDHLLKEGLAWVDSQPAGESQYWFPALFSELTSRDVTPEEANQMSP